In Capsicum annuum cultivar UCD-10X-F1 chromosome 11, UCD10Xv1.1, whole genome shotgun sequence, one genomic interval encodes:
- the LOC107847982 gene encoding lipase yields the protein MIVRWWITALQLTELFVSSLVHLVYGFYIFSTAVAGDLSQALSDCFYKNSNNLEANLKSDDSKENVTSVKDLPPIVLVHGIFGFGKGRLGGLSYFAGAEKKDDRVLVPDLGSLTSIYDRARELFYYLKGGHVDYGEEHSKACGHSQFGRIYEQGHYPEWDEDHPIHFVGHSAGAQVVRVLQQMLADKAFKGYENTSENWVLSITALSGAFNGTTRTYFDGMNPEDGKSLRPVSLLQLCRIGVLIYDWFDIPWLKNYYNFGFDHFNISWRKMGIWGLIDCLLGNAGPFASGDWILPDLTLQGSIKLNSHLHTFPNTYYFSYATKRTSKIMGITVPSGILGIHPLLFIRILQMSLWRHPPDVPPPYKGYRDEDWWDNDGALNTISMTHPRFPVEHPSHLVVKDSDCQPFVPGIWYYNIVEGDHILFIVNRERAGVQFDLIYDSIFERCRKHAFRKNPTMPNHII from the exons ATGATAGTAAGATGGTGGATAACAGCTCTGCAATTAACAGAGCTGTTTGTGAGTTCCTTGGTTCATTTGGTTTATGGGTTTTACATATTTAGTACAGCTGTGGCTGGTGATCTTTCTCAAGCATTAAGTGATTGTTTTTACAAGAATAGTAATAATTTGGAGGCTAATTTGAAATCTGATGATTCAAAGGAGAACGTTACAAGTGTTAAAGATTTGCCTCCCATTGTGTTGGTTCATGGAATATTTGGTTTTGGAAAAGGG agaTTAGGAGGGCTTTCATATTTTGCTGGTGCTGAGAAGAAGGATGATAGGGTTCTTGTGCCTGATTTGGGCTCATTAACTAGCATATATGATAG GGCTCGTGAATTGTTTTATTATTTGAAAGGAGGGCACGTTGATTATGGGGAAGAACATAGTAAAGCTTGTGGGCATTCCCAATTTGGACgaatttatgaacaag GGCATTACCCAGAATGGGATGAAGATCACCCTATTCATTTTGTTGGGCATTCAGCTGGAGCACAGGTTGTTCGAGTTTTACAACAAATGCTAGCTGATAAG GCATTTAAGGGTTATGAGAACACTTCTGAAAACTGGGTCTTAAGCATCACAGCATTGTCTGGAGCATTCAACGGGACTACAAGAACCTACTTTGATGGAATGAA TCCTGAAGATGGGAAATCCTTGAGGCCCGTATCTTTGCTTCAGCTATGTCGCATTGGAGTACTAATTTACGATTGGTTTGACATACCGTGGCTAAAGAACTATTACAACTTTGGGTTTGACCACTTCAACATATCCTGGAGAAAAATGGGCATATGGGGTCTTATTGATTGCCTCTTAGGAAATGCTGGTCCATTTGCTTCAGGGGATTGGATACTTCCAGATCTTACCCTCCAGGGGTCGATCAAGTTAAACAGCCACTTGCATACATTTCCTAACACATACTACTTCAGCTATGCTACCAAGCGTACTAGCAAAATCATGGGTATAACAGTTCCTTCGGGCATACTCGGGATACATCCCCTGCTGTTCATCAGAATTTTGCAAATGAGTCTATGGCGCCATCCTCCAGATGTCCCTCCTCCGTATAAGGGCTATAG AGATGAGGATTGGTGGGACAATGATGGTGCACTCAACACTATATCTATGACACATCCTCGTTTCCCAGTCGAGCACCCAAGTCACCTGGTCGTTAAAGATTCTGATTGCCAGCCTTTTGTACCTGGCATCTG GTACTATAACATTGTAGAGGGTGATCACATTCTTTTCATTGTGAATCGTGAAAGAGCTGGAGttcaatttgatttgatatatgaCAGCATATTTGAGCGCTGCAGGAAGCATGCTTTCAGAAAGAATCCGACGATGCCAAACCATATAATTTAG